A region of Panthera uncia isolate 11264 chromosome D4, Puncia_PCG_1.0, whole genome shotgun sequence DNA encodes the following proteins:
- the TAL2 gene encoding T-cell acute lymphocytic leukemia protein 2 — protein MTRKIFTNSRERWRQQNVNSAFAKLRKLIPTHPPDKKLSKNETLRLAMRYINFLVKVLGEQTLQQTGVTAQGNILGLFPQGSHLPDRTLLGDYQVPSLDPSHHIA, from the coding sequence ATGACCAGGAAGATCTTCACAAATAGCAGGGAGCGGTGGAGACAGCAGAATGTCAACAGCGCCTTTGCCAAGCTGAGGAAGCTCATTCCCACTCACCCTCCGGACAAAAAGCTGAGCAAAAATGAAACCCTTCGCCTGGCAATGAGGTATATCAACTTCTTGGTCAAGGTCTTGGGGGAGCAAACCCTGCAGCAAACGGGAGTGACCGCTCAGGGAAACATTCTGGGACTCTTTCCCCAAGGATCCCACCTGCCGGACAGGACTCTGCTCGGTGACTACCAGGTTCCTTCACTTGACCCAAGCCACCACATTGCATAG